One window from the genome of Salvia splendens isolate huo1 chromosome 9, SspV2, whole genome shotgun sequence encodes:
- the LOC121746757 gene encoding ATPase WRNIP1, with translation MENNYHHFLQLKKMEADAALEQLLGMGFAADSAAHALSSCGGDIHKATDFLLNNNHPHLPQAPPPPLDSTLPNIQPKINRFFNLNPNPNPKTDLKNPQKTLIDKIQHSPDLIHRQKRPRSPEIQPEPPRAPLSERMRPRSLDEVLGQDHLLSADSLLRSAAARGRLPSVILWGPPGTGKTSIARALVSSCPPSASYRFVSLSAVTAGVKEVRDAVDSARRRSAKRTLLFLDEVHRFNKAQQDSFLPVIEDGSIVFVGATTENPSFHLITPLLSRCRVLTLSPLQPPHLSTLIKQASIDSQRGILATINATTVEIEDSAVEFLSLNCDGDARVALNALEAAATTAAARAPALDRRLYVACGDVKEALQCKHLAYDRAGEEHYNLISALHKSMRGGDADAAIYWLARMLEGGEEPLYVARRLIRFASEDVGLADSHALGHAVACHQACHFIGMPECGVVLAHCAAYLALAPKSVAVYRAFGAAQKAVRESAGQNERVPIHLRNAPTKLMKELGYGEGYAYPPDDPDGAASQTYLPSLLQGCKFLEWP, from the coding sequence ATGGAAAATAATTATCACCACTTTcttcaactaaaaaaaatggAGGCGGATGCAGCACTTGAGCAGCTCCTAGGCATGGGCTTCGCCGCTGACTCCGCCGCCCATGCCCTCTCCTCCTGCGGCGGCGATATCCACAAAGCCACCGATTTCCTCCTCAACAACAACCACCCCCACCTTCCTCAAGCCCCACCACCACCTCTCGATTCCACCCTTCCCAATATCCAGCCCAAAATCAACCGATTCTTCAATCTCAATCCTAATCCCAATCCCAAAACAGATCTCAAAAACCCCCAAAAAACCCTAATTGACAAAATCCAACACTCCCCAGATTTGATCCACCGCCAAAAGCGACCCAGATCCCCGGAAATTCAACCAGAACCGCCGCGCGCGCCACTGTCCGAGCGGATGCGGCCGCGCTCGCTCGACGAGGTGCTGGGCCAGGACCACCTCCTCTCCGCCGATTCCCTCCTCcgctccgccgccgcccgcgGCCGCCTCCCCTCCGTCATCCTCTGGGGCCCTCCTGGCACCGGCAAGACCTCCATCGCCCGCGCCCTTGTCTCCTCCTGCCCCCCTTCCGCCTCCTACCGCTTCGTCTCCCTCTCCGCCGTCACCGCCGGCGTCAAAGAGGTCCGCGACGCCGTCGACTCAGCCCGCCGCCGCAGCGCCAAAAGAACCCTCCTTTTCCTCGACGAAGTCCACCGCTTCAACAAAGCTCAGCAAGACTCCTTCCTCCCCGTCATCGAAGACGGCAGCATCGTCTTCGTCGGCGCCACCACTGAAAACCCCTCTTTCCACCTCATCACGCCGCTGCTCTCTCGCTGCCGAGTCCTCACCCTCAGCCCCCTCCAGCCCCCCCATCTCTCCACCCTCATCAAACAAGCATCAATTGATTCACAAAGAGGAATCCTAGCTACTATCAATGCCACCACCGTCGAAATCGAAGATTCCGCAGTCGAATTCCTCTCTCTAAACTGCGATGGCGACGCCCGCGTTGCCCTCAACGCACTCGAGGCCGCCGCCACCACGGCGGCCGCCCGAGCACCTGCACTGGACCGCCGCCTTTACGTCGCCTGCGGTGACGTAAAGGAAGCCCTCCAGTGCAAGCACCTCGCCTACGACCGCGCGGGCGAGGAGCACTACAACCTCATCTCCGCGCTCCACAAGTCGATGCGTGGGGGCGACGCCGACGCGGCCATCTACTGGCTCGCGCGGATGCTTGAGGGCGGTGAGGAGCCGCTCTACGTCGCGCGGCGCCTCATCCGGTTTGCGTCGGAGGACGTCGGCCTTGCGGACTCGCACGCTCTGGGGCATGCCGTGGCATGCCACCAGGCGTGCCATTTTATCGGGATGCCCGAGTGCGGCGTCGTGCTGGCGCACTGCGCTGCGTACCTTGCGCTCGCGCCGAAGTCGGTGGCCGTCTACCGCGCGTTCGGAGCAGCGCAGAAGGCGGTGAGGGAGTCCGCGGGGCAGAACGAGAGGGTGCCGATTCATCTGAGGAACGCGCCGACGAAGCTGATGAAGGAGCTCGGGTACGGCGAGGGGTATGCttatccacccgacgatcccgACGGGGCGGCGTCTCAGACGTACCTCCCATCATTGCTCCAAGGTTGCAAATTCCTTGAGTGGCCGTAG